GAGCCAGCGGCATCAGTGAGATGGAGTCCATGGTCGAGCAGCTGGGTCCGGCTCGAACCAAGGCCGTCGTCGAGCTCCTGTTTGCTCAGGGCCACGAAGAGGGCGACCCACCGTTCGAGCCGCGGCTGGTTGAACAGGGTGCCAAGGTGTTCGAGGAAGAATGCATGGACTGCCACGTGTTCGAGCAGGACGGTGCCTTCGTTTTCGATGGGCCCAACCTGACGGGATGGGCATCGCTCGCATGGATCGAGCGTCAGATAGCGAATCCCGCCTCGGAGCAGCAGTACGGCGAGCTGAACGAAATGACCTCCTTCGAGGACGAGCTCAGCAAGCACGACATCGCCATGTTGGCCACCTACCTGCGCGGGCAGCGCTTCGGTCGACCGGATTTTCCGTATCCGCCGATTCCGAAAGAATAATCGCGGTTGCATCGCGACGAGGCCCCAAGTATTCGGTCGCATGCGTTTTGGCTTCCCCGAGCTGTCCCTGGCCATGCTGTCGGCTCACCTTTGCCTGCCCGCGGCGGTCTGGGCGCAGCACCTGCCGTTTCAGCACGGAGGGGACCTTGCGATCAGTCTCGTTACTTTCGGACCAGGTGACCAGATCCACCAGTTCTTTGGGCACAACGCCCTCGTGGTCGAGGACAAGCGCTCCAATAGGAAGACACTGTATAATTACGGGCTTTTCAGTTTCGGCTTCGACATGCTGCCGAAGTACATGATGGGGCGCCTGGTGTTTTGGGCGGGGCGAGCGCCTGCAGAGCCCACCTACCGCCAGTACATGGCCGGCAACCGCGATGTGCGAATCCACGAGCTCAACTTGGTGCCCGAGCGACGCTTGGCCGTTGCGCGCCAGTTGGAGCACGACGTTCTGCCCTCCAACCGCGACTACCTTTACCACCACTACGTGAACAACTGCTCGACGCGGGTCCGCGATGTGATCGACGGGGCGATCGACGGTCAGTTGAAGCAAGCGGGGCAACACCCCGCGCGGCTTTCTTTTCGGAGCCACACACGTCGTTACGCCCAGGTAAGCACCTGGTTCGACCTGCTGTTGGTGTTCTGGATGAACGACCACATGGAGCAAGCCATTCGGATCTGGCACGAGGGATTCTTGCCCGAGGAGCTTGAGCGCCAGGTGCTCGCAGCAAGCTACCTGACTCCAGACGGCCGGCGCGTGGCGCTGGTGGCGCGGACCGAGACTCGGTTCAAGTCATCGCGCACCTCAACGCCAGAGCTACCCTCGCGGCTGTGGCCAGAGCTGCTCGTGTGTGGTCTGTCGCTGGGCGGGATTGCCGTTGCGCTTGAGCGCAAGAGACGAAGGACAAGGCGCCGCTGGCCGGTGCGCGCCCTCGGCGCTCACAACGCCTGCGTCGGCCTGCTATTCGGCCTGCCGGGACTGCTTCTGTTCTTGATGGCCACCCTGACCGAGCACACGGTAACCTACTACAACGAGAACCTTCTGCTCGCCAATCCCTTGACCTTGCTCGCGGTCCCGCTCGGGATCGGGCTCTGGGTGAGACCCGAGCGCTCGCTGCGGCGGCTACGCCGGCTTTGGGGGATGCTCGCCCTCCTCAGCATCCTTGGACTACTGCTGAAGGCGCTCCCCAGCTTCGATCAGGACAACTGGCTGGTAGTCGCGCTGGTGCTGCCAACGAATCTGGGGCTGGGTCTTGCCTTCTACCTTGGTAGGCGTCCCGCCCAAGCATGATGCCGGAGTTGCCTTCCTTCAGACGCTCGCGCACAGGTTGCGCTGGTCCTGCCTGGTTGTGATATCCTTGCACCCGACGAAGCAGGGGCTGCAGCGATGCGGGCCAGTTGCCCCGGCAATTTGGCGCGTGTCGAGGGAGGAACGGCGCGGTTATTGCTTTTCGATGTCCGGCGAGGTTGGCGCGAGCCGCTAGCGCCGGTCGTCAGCCCCGCATGGCCATGGTGCTCCGATGCTACTGGAACAACTGATTGTCAGACCCATCGAATCGCTTCCCCCGAGTGCCAACTGCGTTCAGGCAGCGCGCCTCATGCGTGATGAGAACATCGGTGCCGTGGTCGTGGCCCAGGACCGCCGTCCGGTAGGAATGGTAACCGACCGTGATCTTGTACAGCGTGTGCTGGCGGCCGGCGAGGATCCACAGCGAACGACACTCGCCGACGTCATGACGGGGCAGCCTGTGTTCTTGGCCAGCTCCCGGACCCTGGCCGAGGCGATCCAAACCATGCGAGAGCTCTCGATTCGTCGAATACCCGTGGTGGACGAAACCGGCGCGCTGTGCGGGATGGTCTCCATGGATGACGCCATTATTCAGATTGCAGAGCGGCTAGGAGGAGTCGCGGAGACGATCCGGAAGGAGATCGGCCTTCCAAAATGACGGTTGTTTTTCACTGCTGTTTCGCAGCCGACGGGCTCCCTCCCGCTGCCTCGCTGACCATCCAATACAGAATTCCGTCTACTAGAGAATATGGCGACTAAAGTGGAATCTTGTGCGATCGACCCGTTGCTTGTCGAGACGCGGTGTGTTCGTCAGTCGCCGAAGTATCACTTGACAAAGCAGGTATCGTGCCCAAATTCGGTTCGGAAGGGGCAAAAAACAGCGGAAACGATCTCGTCGACCCGGATGGCACGCGCTATATGGGGCGGCCCATCGGCGGCCGTGGATCGCATTTTGGTTCCAGCCGCAATTTTGGTTCCAGCCGCAATTCGGTACCCGAGAGATCGTTCGGCCGGGGGCAGATGTAACGCGAGCGCGTGTTTGTGCGGTAGTTAATCGAGGTGGGGCGACTTAGGAAATACTAGGAAATACTTGGCATGATTCCTCAGTTAACGAATAGCAGTCAGTCATCACATAGTAGTCAACCACCAAATGGCGGAATCGGGGGGCAGGAGCTAGGTCGGGTGAGACCGCAACCAGACAACCGGGCTACCGTGCCGACCAAGAGCAGTGCCGAGGCGGTCGTCCCGCGTGAGGTCCCGCGCGAGATGGAGATCGAGCTGGGAGGCGTGCTCGCGCGCTACTTTTCCGAGATGGCGGAGGTGCAGGTCCTGAAGCCAAGCGAGGAGATCGAGCTTGCCAAGACCGTGCGTCGATTGGAGGAGCAGTACTGGGAGGCATTGCTGAGCTATCCGCCGGCAGTGGACACGCTGGCTCAAGTGCTCAAGTGGCATCTGGAGGAGATTCCCAATCAGGTGGCCACGTTGCGTAGGCTGGCCCGGTTGTTCGGC
This genomic stretch from Pseudomonadota bacterium harbors:
- a CDS encoding CBS domain-containing protein gives rise to the protein MLLEQLIVRPIESLPPSANCVQAARLMRDENIGAVVVAQDRRPVGMVTDRDLVQRVLAAGEDPQRTTLADVMTGQPVFLASSRTLAEAIQTMRELSIRRIPVVDETGALCGMVSMDDAIIQIAERLGGVAETIRKEIGLPK
- a CDS encoding DUF4105 domain-containing protein; amino-acid sequence: MRFGFPELSLAMLSAHLCLPAAVWAQHLPFQHGGDLAISLVTFGPGDQIHQFFGHNALVVEDKRSNRKTLYNYGLFSFGFDMLPKYMMGRLVFWAGRAPAEPTYRQYMAGNRDVRIHELNLVPERRLAVARQLEHDVLPSNRDYLYHHYVNNCSTRVRDVIDGAIDGQLKQAGQHPARLSFRSHTRRYAQVSTWFDLLLVFWMNDHMEQAIRIWHEGFLPEELERQVLAASYLTPDGRRVALVARTETRFKSSRTSTPELPSRLWPELLVCGLSLGGIAVALERKRRRTRRRWPVRALGAHNACVGLLFGLPGLLLFLMATLTEHTVTYYNENLLLANPLTLLAVPLGIGLWVRPERSLRRLRRLWGMLALLSILGLLLKALPSFDQDNWLVVALVLPTNLGLGLAFYLGRRPAQA